A genome region from Leptodactylus fuscus isolate aLepFus1 chromosome 6, aLepFus1.hap2, whole genome shotgun sequence includes the following:
- the LOC142210297 gene encoding protein disulfide-isomerase-like, translated as MRGERPSQRHVPYTGSVMLPSAVLVALSALLGAFVVRADVAEENDVLVLKKDTFDQVLKDNDYVMVEFYAPWCGHCKALAPEYEKAARKLKEEGSNIRLAKVDATEESELAQQYGVRGYPTIKFFKNGDKSSPKDYAAGREAEDIVNWLKKRTGPAAATLADEAAVAALVENSEVAVIGFFKDPECELAKAFLHAAESVDDLPFGITSSDAAFSKYEVTKDKVVLFKKFDEGRNNYDGEATKEQVLNFIKSNQLPLVIEFTEQTAPKIFGGEIKTHILLFLPKSASDYQDKLDNFKKAATSFKGKILFIFIDSDHTDNQRILEFFGLKKEECPAVRLITLEEEMTKFKPETDDLSADTIKDFCERFLDGKVKPHLMSQDIPEDWDKNPVKVLVGKNFEEVAFDEEKNVFIEFYAPWCGHCKQLTPIWDQLGEKFKDNPDIIIAKMDSTANEIEAVKIHSFPTLKYFPAGTERKIIDYNGERTLEGFSTFLLSGGQDGAADEDLEDLETEEPDLEEDEDDQHKKDEL; from the exons ATGCGCGGAGAGCGGCCCTCACAGCGCCACGTCCCGTACACCGGATCCGTCATGTTGCCTTCTGCAGTCCTTGTAGCCCTCTCCGCCCTACTCGGCGCCTTTGTCGTCCGGGCCGACGTCGCCGAAGAGAACGATGTGTTGGTGCTGAAGAAGGACACATTCGACCAAGTGCTGAAGGATAATGACTACGTGATGGTGGAGTTCT ACGCTCCCTGGTGTGGACACTGCAAGGCCCTCGCCCCTGAATATGAGAAGGCTGCCAGGAAACTAAAGGAAGAAGGTTCAAACATCCGCTTGGCTAAGGTCGATGCTACCGAAGAGTCAGAGTTGGCGCAACAGTATGGTGTCCGAGGGTATCCAACTATCAAGTTTTTTAAAAATGGAGACAAATCTTCACCCAAAGACTATGCAG CTGGCAGGGAGGCAGAAGACATTGTCAACTGGCTGAAGAAACGGACCGGACCCGCAGCTGCCACTCTGGCAGATGAAGCTGCTGTTGCTGCTTTGGTTGAGAACAGCGAAGTTGCAGTTATTGGCTTCTTTaag GACCCAGAGTGTGAACTTGCTAAGGCTTTCCTGCACGCTGCAGAGTCTGTGGATGACCTTCCATTTGGGATCACTTCTAGCGATGCTGCTTTCTCAAAATATGAAGTTACCAAGGACAAAGTTGTTCTTTTCAAGAAG TTTGACGAAGGCAGGAACAACTATGATGGGGAAGCAACAAAGGAGCAAGTCCTGAACTTCATAAAATCCAACCAGTTGCCTTTGGTCATTGAGTTTACTGAACAG ACTGCACCAAAGATCTTCGGTGGAGAGATTAAGACACACATTCTCTTGTTCCTACCAAAGAGTGCATCTGACTACCAAGACAAGCTAGACAACTTTAAGAAAGCAGCTACAAGCTTCAAAGGAAAA ATCCTTTTCATCTTCATCGATAGCGATCACACCGACAACCAACGTATCCTGGAGTTCTTTGGATTGAAAAAGGAGGAATGCCCAGCTGTAAGACTGATCACCTTGGAAGAGGAGATGACCAAATTTAAGCCAGAGACCGATGACCTCTCCGCTGACACAATCAAAGATTTCTGTGAACGTTTCTTGGATGGCAAAGTTAAG CCCCATCTTATGAGCCAGGACATACCTGAGGACTGGGACAAAAACCCAGTGAAGGTGTTAGTCGGAAAGAACTTCGAGGAAGTGGCCTTTGATGAGGAGAAGAATGTATTCATTGAGTTCT ATGCTCCCTGGTGTGGTCACTGCAAGCAGCTGACTCCAATCTGGGACCAACTCGGAGAGAAGTTTAAGGACAATCCAGACATTATCATTGCAAAAATGGATTCTACAGCCAATGAAATTGAAGCAGTTAAAATCCACAGCTTCCCTACCCTGAAATACTTCCCAGCTGGAACAGAGAGGAAG ATTATCGACTACAATGGCGAGAGAACATTAGAGGGATTTTCAACCTTCTTGTTAAGTGGTGGCCAGGATGGAGCTGCAGATGAG GACCTCGAGGATCTTGAGACTGAGGAGCCAGATttggaggaggatgaagatgacCAACACAAGAAAGATGAATTATAA